From the genome of Bacteroidota bacterium, one region includes:
- a CDS encoding response regulator, with translation MEQLKILVVEDNLAHLRILQYVIQRNKINANLFYASDGQDALNFLFKEDSYSNNADIPTPNLILLDLNLPKRDGREVLKIIKEHDQLKEIPVVIVSTSDREEDISYAKTYGAAAYISKSVGFDNFNHQISQISKYAKLI, from the coding sequence GTGGAACAATTGAAAATATTAGTCGTGGAGGATAACTTAGCTCATCTACGTATTTTGCAATATGTAATACAGCGTAATAAAATCAATGCTAATTTATTTTATGCCAGCGATGGACAGGATGCTTTGAATTTCCTTTTCAAAGAAGATTCTTATTCCAACAATGCTGATATTCCTACACCAAATCTTATTCTTCTCGATTTAAATCTACCTAAGCGCGACGGCAGGGAAGTTCTGAAAATAATTAAGGAACACGATCAATTAAAAGAAATACCCGTCGTAATTGTAAGCACTTCAGATCGTGAGGAGGATATATCCTACGCAAAAACATACGGCGCTGCTGCTTACATAAGTAAGTCGGTTGGTTTCGATAATTTCAATCATCAAATTTCACAAATTTCTAAGTATGCTAAATTGATCTGA
- the der gene encoding ribosome biogenesis GTPase Der — MTDYIVAIVGRPNVGKSTLFNRLIGQRKAIVDPTSGVTRDRHYATTDWAEKEFTLIDTGGYIPKAEGIIEQAMLEQAKIAIDQADLVLFLCDVKEGVTPLDSEIANILRKSNKKILLVINKVDNEIREPDSAQFHKLGVGDPFTVSSLGGRKIGDLLDILTADIPKRAKSDKDSILKLAVVGKPNVGKSSFVNSLLGENRNIVTPIPGTTRDPIDSILKIYGEELLLIDTAGLRRPSKIKESIEFYSALRTLRSIARCNIALLLLDAEQGIDKQDLHIVESIANRKRGIIICVNKWDLIEKDQYTAIAFEKKLKLMLRLYDYAPIIFISAKTKQRVFKTIEVAKRVFEEMQKRIPTSKLNDILLDIINSTPPSTPTGKEIKIKHVMQVKTKPPVFSFFANHPELVHQNYVRFLENKIREHFKFEGVPLTLNFKKK, encoded by the coding sequence ATGACTGATTATATAGTAGCAATTGTCGGCAGACCCAATGTCGGAAAATCAACCTTATTCAACCGTTTAATAGGACAGCGAAAAGCAATTGTTGATCCGACTTCCGGAGTTACGCGCGATCGCCATTACGCAACCACTGATTGGGCAGAAAAAGAATTCACTCTTATTGACACGGGTGGCTACATCCCGAAAGCTGAAGGAATTATCGAACAAGCAATGCTTGAACAGGCTAAAATTGCTATCGATCAGGCAGACCTTGTACTATTTTTATGCGACGTCAAAGAGGGAGTAACACCGCTTGATTCGGAAATTGCAAACATACTTCGAAAATCAAATAAAAAAATATTATTAGTTATAAATAAAGTGGATAATGAAATCCGCGAACCGGATTCAGCTCAATTTCATAAGTTAGGGGTTGGCGATCCGTTTACCGTTTCGTCGCTTGGTGGTAGAAAAATCGGCGATTTACTCGATATTCTTACTGCGGACATTCCGAAACGGGCAAAATCCGATAAAGATAGTATCTTAAAATTAGCTGTCGTTGGTAAACCGAATGTAGGTAAATCCTCATTTGTAAATTCACTGTTAGGCGAAAATCGGAATATCGTTACACCAATTCCCGGAACTACGCGCGACCCGATAGATTCAATATTAAAAATTTATGGAGAAGAATTACTGCTGATTGATACTGCCGGACTCCGGCGACCGAGTAAGATAAAAGAAAGTATAGAATTTTATAGTGCCCTGCGAACACTCAGAAGCATCGCAAGGTGTAATATTGCTTTATTGCTGCTCGATGCAGAGCAGGGAATAGATAAACAAGATTTGCATATCGTTGAAAGCATCGCTAATAGAAAACGCGGCATTATCATCTGTGTAAATAAATGGGACTTGATTGAAAAAGACCAATACACAGCTATCGCATTCGAAAAGAAATTAAAATTGATGCTTCGGCTTTACGATTATGCACCAATCATTTTTATTTCCGCAAAGACTAAACAGAGAGTATTTAAAACAATTGAAGTTGCAAAACGTGTTTTTGAGGAAATGCAGAAAAGAATTCCCACAAGCAAATTGAATGATATTCTTCTTGATATTATTAATTCGACTCCACCTTCCACACCGACAGGCAAAGAAATTAAAATTAAACATGTGATGCAGGTAAAAACAAAACCCCCTGTATTCTCTTTTTTTGCAAATCATCCGGAGTTAGTTCACCAAAATTACGTTCGTTTTTTAGAGAATAAAATTCGTGAGCACTTTAAATTTGAAGGCGTTCCGCTGACTTTAAATTTTAAGAAAAAATGA
- a CDS encoding T9SS type A sorting domain-containing protein, producing the protein MSKRIINIVVLNLILFIISDQLVYSWGGTGHKFINRKAVMHLPSDMNAFKADSLFYEAHASDADNRKISSDTTFLAESPRHFLDIDDYPYFKSMTRNLDSLIMIYGWQRVKENGTNPWFVKWFMDSLIAQLTRNDLAKVKQTASDIGHYVGDGYQPLHCTLNYDGQLTGNRGIHSRYETTMLNSYQAQINIQTDSIYYIGSPIDFIFEYIIHSNSLVDSIMLADNYAKSVSGYSGSGTAPASYYSALWEKTERLTKDQLQRSTTALASIWYTAWVNSKTTSVDDSKLAHSIPEGYILEQNYPNPFNPGTQITYQLSNYAHVTLKVYNIYGQEVSTLVNGFQDAGAKTVYFNATQLSSGIYFSKLVTAAGKNIYTSTKKMILLR; encoded by the coding sequence ATGAGTAAGCGTATTATCAATATCGTTGTTCTGAATTTAATTCTATTCATAATATCCGACCAATTAGTTTATAGTTGGGGTGGAACAGGTCATAAATTTATTAACCGCAAAGCAGTTATGCACCTTCCATCGGATATGAACGCTTTCAAAGCTGATAGTTTATTTTACGAAGCACATGCTTCGGATGCTGATAATCGAAAGATAAGTTCGGATACAACATTCTTAGCCGAAAGTCCGCGACATTTTCTCGACATAGATGATTATCCTTATTTCAAATCTATGACTCGTAATCTTGATTCTTTGATTATGATCTACGGATGGCAGCGTGTGAAAGAGAACGGAACAAATCCGTGGTTCGTGAAATGGTTCATGGATTCATTAATTGCTCAATTAACTCGAAACGATTTAGCAAAAGTAAAACAGACAGCAAGCGATATCGGTCATTATGTTGGCGATGGATATCAGCCCCTCCATTGCACATTGAATTATGATGGACAACTTACAGGGAACAGAGGTATTCATTCTCGATATGAAACAACGATGCTGAATTCATATCAGGCACAAATCAACATTCAAACAGATTCGATTTATTATATCGGATCCCCAATCGATTTTATATTCGAATACATAATTCATTCTAATTCGCTTGTCGATTCCATTATGCTTGCGGACAATTATGCTAAATCCGTTTCAGGTTATAGTGGATCAGGAACAGCACCTGCGAGTTATTACTCAGCACTTTGGGAAAAAACAGAACGCCTCACAAAAGATCAGCTCCAACGATCGACCACAGCACTTGCAAGTATTTGGTACACTGCCTGGGTGAATTCAAAAACTACTTCGGTTGATGACAGCAAGTTAGCTCATTCTATTCCTGAGGGTTACATACTCGAACAAAATTATCCAAATCCGTTCAATCCCGGTACACAAATTACATATCAGCTTTCTAATTATGCTCACGTAACATTGAAAGTTTATAATATCTACGGGCAGGAAGTAAGCACACTCGTTAATGGTTTTCAGGATGCCGGTGCCAAAACTGTATATTTTAATGCAACACAGTTATCGTCAGGTATCTATTTTTCTAAACTTGTAACAGCAGCAGGAAAAAATATTTATACGAGTACAAAAAAAATGATCCTCCTTCGATGA
- a CDS encoding ATP-binding protein: MNLHDVKILIEEGEGFELEFKRRISSPEKIARTIISFANTKGGYILFGVDDDGKIVGVESEKSEIELIYTASRDFVDPPIEPFIEVVPFNQRDVIVCFIDESKTKPHYYLGENNKDEGESTRVYIRINDKTMMASKEVVKILKSENPETPPMRFSIGENEKRLFRYLETNERITVREFGRLVNISDRRASRILVRLVHYGVLRIHTHEKTEYFTLAYFVDY, encoded by the coding sequence ATGAACCTACATGATGTAAAAATATTAATCGAAGAGGGGGAAGGATTTGAACTTGAATTCAAACGACGTATTTCATCTCCTGAAAAAATTGCACGGACAATAATTTCATTCGCCAATACAAAAGGGGGCTACATACTTTTTGGTGTTGATGACGATGGGAAAATCGTGGGAGTCGAAAGTGAAAAATCGGAAATTGAATTGATTTATACAGCATCGAGAGATTTTGTCGATCCGCCCATTGAGCCGTTCATCGAAGTTGTGCCCTTCAACCAACGGGATGTGATTGTATGCTTCATCGATGAAAGCAAAACTAAACCACATTATTACCTTGGCGAAAACAATAAAGATGAGGGGGAATCGACAAGGGTGTATATTCGCATCAACGACAAAACTATGATGGCGAGCAAAGAGGTTGTTAAAATCCTGAAGAGCGAAAACCCTGAAACCCCTCCGATGCGGTTTTCGATTGGTGAAAACGAAAAGCGACTTTTTCGATACCTTGAAACCAACGAGAGAATTACGGTTCGTGAATTTGGAAGACTCGTTAACATAAGCGATCGGCGGGCTTCACGAATTTTGGTTAGGTTGGTGCATTACGGTGTGCTGCGTATTCATACTCATGAGAAAACTGAATATTTCACACTGGCTTATTTTGTTGATTATTAA
- the mnmA gene encoding tRNA 2-thiouridine(34) synthase MnmA, whose product MNKIQNKSKIVVAMSGGVDSSVAAALLVEQGYEVIGITIKTYNYEDVGGNIGNESSCCSLDGINDARMVAAKLGIPHYVLDFSKQFKKAVIDNFISEYVAGRTPNPCVVCNRKIKWEELIRKSVALGADYIATGHFAKIRYDEEVKRFVLSKGKDTEKDQSYALWGLTQELLSRTMFPLAELTKPEVRELAKKFGLKTANKAESFEICFIPDDNYERFLKEQNPELEKQVSGGDMLFDGKVVANHRGIPFYTIGQRKRLGVAFGEPVYVTKIDSDTNTITLGRDADLMHRVLIAKSVNLISITDLKNGASITAKVRYKDSGSSAFAKQVDSETIQVIFDEPKRAITPGQSVVMYKGDDVVGGGVIDHVIT is encoded by the coding sequence ATGAATAAGATTCAAAATAAATCAAAAATTGTAGTTGCGATGAGCGGCGGTGTCGATTCCTCGGTCGCTGCGGCTTTGTTGGTAGAACAAGGTTACGAAGTTATAGGCATTACAATCAAAACATACAACTACGAAGATGTTGGCGGTAACATTGGAAATGAATCGAGCTGCTGTTCGCTCGATGGAATAAATGATGCAAGAATGGTTGCAGCAAAGTTAGGTATCCCACATTATGTTTTAGATTTTTCGAAACAATTTAAAAAAGCAGTAATCGACAATTTTATCAGCGAATATGTAGCCGGTCGCACTCCGAATCCCTGCGTAGTTTGCAACCGGAAAATCAAGTGGGAAGAGTTAATTCGCAAATCAGTTGCCTTAGGAGCTGATTACATTGCAACAGGGCATTTTGCAAAAATACGTTACGATGAAGAAGTAAAGCGATTTGTTCTTTCTAAAGGAAAAGATACTGAAAAAGACCAGTCGTATGCTTTGTGGGGTTTAACACAAGAATTGCTGAGCCGGACAATGTTTCCGCTCGCCGAATTAACAAAACCTGAAGTGCGTGAGCTTGCAAAAAAGTTTGGTTTAAAAACAGCAAATAAAGCAGAGAGCTTCGAGATTTGTTTTATACCCGATGATAATTATGAGAGGTTTTTAAAAGAACAAAACCCGGAACTTGAAAAACAAGTTAGCGGCGGCGATATGCTTTTCGATGGGAAAGTTGTAGCTAATCACAGGGGTATTCCGTTTTACACAATCGGTCAGAGAAAGCGTTTGGGGGTTGCATTTGGTGAACCGGTTTATGTTACAAAAATAGATTCTGATACAAACACGATTACTCTTGGTCGCGATGCTGACTTGATGCATCGTGTACTAATAGCTAAAAGTGTAAATTTAATTTCAATCACAGATTTAAAAAACGGAGCGTCCATCACTGCAAAAGTCCGTTACAAAGATTCAGGATCCTCTGCTTTTGCCAAACAGGTCGATTCTGAAACCATACAAGTTATTTTTGATGAACCAAAACGGGCAATCACTCCCGGTCAGTCTGTTGTAATGTATAAAGGAGATGATGTTGTTGGTGGTGGGGTGATTGACCACGTTATAACTTAG
- a CDS encoding RNA methyltransferase: protein MRKLTHTEISKYRYSKEQLINEPRFPVHVLLDNIRSLYNVGAIFRTSDGARISKLILTGYTPYPPRKEIEKTALGSIETVPFEYYKNPLDAIAKLKSESVKICLLEHTTESKPYFTLAKDDFPLCLVVGNEITGVSKEIIEVADFAVDIPMFGLKQSLNAAVAYAIAVFELVKILKQD from the coding sequence ATGAGAAAATTAACACACACAGAAATTTCAAAATATCGTTATTCAAAAGAGCAATTGATTAACGAACCACGATTCCCGGTTCATGTTCTATTAGATAACATCAGAAGCTTATATAACGTCGGGGCAATTTTTAGAACATCTGACGGCGCCAGAATTTCAAAACTGATTTTAACCGGTTACACTCCTTATCCACCCCGGAAAGAAATCGAGAAAACCGCATTAGGTTCAATCGAAACAGTTCCCTTTGAATATTACAAAAATCCTTTAGATGCAATCGCAAAACTAAAATCGGAATCAGTTAAAATTTGTTTATTGGAACACACAACAGAAAGTAAACCATACTTCACTTTAGCGAAAGACGATTTTCCATTATGTCTCGTGGTGGGAAATGAAATTACAGGTGTATCAAAAGAAATAATCGAAGTCGCAGATTTTGCAGTAGATATACCGATGTTCGGTTTGAAGCAATCGTTAAATGCGGCCGTCGCTTACGCGATTGCAGTGTTTGAATTGGTGAAAATTTTAAAACAAGATTGA
- a CDS encoding bifunctional (p)ppGpp synthetase/guanosine-3',5'-bis(diphosphate) 3'-pyrophosphohydrolase — MRDGIYKKKLDDLLAVCHKNLRTVNDELIRHAFDFSLTAHKQDLRASGEPYFNHPYEVALIVAKEIPLDDISVAAALLHDVAEDTDYEVKDIRQEFGNVIADIVDGATKITDIFQSHEVTKAESFRKMLLSMVNDIRVMLIKFADRLHNMRTLEYLPAEKRGRIAKETLDIYAPFANRFGLAKIKWEFEDLAFKYLHSKEYEEITRSLKAKRRERELYIKKFISPLDKKLKEEGIVFEIEGRPKHIYSINNKMKTQEKLIDELYDLFAVRIIIDTPNNNDCFAVYGIISEIYIPIPERFKNYISLPKKNGYQSIHTTVIGPEGKMVEVQIRTRAMHEIAEHGVAAHWKYKENQSVLDNEMDNWVNWVREIFEQATEETSPKQFIESFKLNLYQDEIYVFTPKGDLKILPKGATPVDFAFDVHSSVGFHCIGAKVNGKIVPLDSKLQSGDQVEIITSKNQKPNRDWEQFVATNKAKSHIRKWIKEEQRKQMHEGREIWEKRIKKHKLHLNEDELQKHLQDYNISRTLQDFYLGIATLDINPDTVAHEIIERLKHPAPAGTKEPNVENVFDKFLDSARSLATGIKLFGSNDNYLHNFAKCCNPIPGDAIVGYVTIGEGIKIHKKDCVNLKAFIKTEQNRIVEVAWPQTGGVDFASAISIEGEDRPGLLNDLTHTVSTYQNTNIRSVNLQATDGMFDGTIIVNVKNLDQLSRLIEKIRKIKGVTKAVRLSSQN, encoded by the coding sequence ATGCGTGATGGTATATATAAAAAGAAATTAGATGATTTGCTGGCGGTTTGCCACAAAAATCTTAGAACAGTCAATGACGAACTGATACGGCATGCGTTCGATTTTAGCTTAACTGCACACAAACAGGATTTACGAGCATCGGGAGAGCCATATTTTAATCATCCATACGAAGTTGCCCTCATAGTAGCAAAAGAAATTCCGCTCGACGATATTTCAGTAGCCGCTGCATTGCTGCACGATGTTGCAGAAGATACCGATTACGAAGTTAAAGATATCAGGCAGGAATTCGGGAATGTAATTGCAGATATTGTTGATGGTGCAACTAAGATAACCGACATATTTCAAAGCCACGAAGTAACCAAAGCTGAAAGCTTTCGAAAAATGCTACTCTCGATGGTGAACGACATTCGTGTGATGCTCATAAAGTTTGCCGATCGTTTGCATAATATGAGAACTCTTGAGTATCTACCTGCCGAAAAGCGCGGACGCATTGCTAAAGAAACATTAGATATTTATGCACCTTTTGCTAACCGTTTTGGACTTGCTAAAATAAAATGGGAATTTGAAGACCTCGCTTTTAAATATCTTCATTCAAAAGAATACGAAGAGATAACAAGATCGTTAAAGGCAAAACGACGGGAGCGTGAATTATATATAAAAAAATTTATATCACCGCTCGACAAAAAACTGAAGGAAGAAGGAATCGTTTTTGAGATCGAAGGGCGGCCAAAACATATTTACAGCATCAACAATAAAATGAAGACGCAGGAAAAACTTATCGATGAACTATACGATCTTTTTGCAGTCCGTATAATCATAGATACTCCCAACAACAACGATTGTTTTGCAGTGTATGGAATTATTTCGGAAATTTACATCCCAATTCCTGAGCGCTTTAAAAATTATATCTCTCTACCGAAGAAAAACGGGTATCAATCAATTCATACAACCGTGATCGGTCCTGAAGGAAAAATGGTGGAAGTGCAAATACGAACACGTGCTATGCACGAGATAGCCGAACACGGTGTTGCCGCACATTGGAAGTATAAAGAAAATCAATCGGTATTAGATAATGAAATGGATAATTGGGTGAACTGGGTGCGTGAAATATTCGAGCAAGCTACCGAGGAAACCTCGCCGAAACAATTCATCGAAAGTTTTAAACTCAATCTTTATCAGGATGAAATCTATGTGTTTACACCGAAAGGAGATTTAAAAATTCTCCCAAAAGGGGCGACACCTGTCGATTTTGCTTTCGATGTTCACTCGAGCGTTGGCTTTCATTGTATCGGAGCTAAAGTAAATGGAAAAATCGTTCCTCTTGATTCAAAACTACAGAGTGGTGATCAGGTTGAGATTATCACTTCAAAAAATCAAAAACCAAACAGGGATTGGGAACAGTTTGTAGCTACCAATAAAGCTAAGTCGCATATTCGCAAATGGATAAAAGAAGAGCAAAGAAAACAGATGCACGAAGGAAGAGAGATTTGGGAAAAGCGAATTAAGAAACATAAACTTCATCTCAACGAAGACGAACTACAAAAACACCTGCAGGATTATAACATCTCACGCACGCTTCAGGATTTTTATCTCGGCATTGCAACTTTAGATATTAACCCGGATACGGTTGCTCATGAAATCATTGAACGGCTGAAACACCCGGCGCCGGCAGGAACGAAAGAACCGAATGTTGAAAATGTATTTGATAAATTTTTAGACTCTGCCCGGAGTTTAGCGACAGGAATAAAATTATTCGGCAGCAACGATAATTATCTGCACAACTTTGCTAAATGTTGTAATCCGATACCCGGAGATGCGATTGTTGGTTATGTAACTATCGGAGAAGGAATAAAAATTCATAAAAAAGATTGCGTTAACCTAAAGGCATTCATAAAGACCGAACAAAACCGGATAGTTGAAGTCGCTTGGCCACAAACCGGCGGGGTAGATTTTGCCTCGGCGATTTCTATCGAAGGTGAAGACCGTCCCGGATTACTGAACGATTTAACTCATACAGTTTCTACATATCAAAACACAAACATACGCTCTGTCAACCTCCAAGCTACCGACGGAATGTTTGATGGAACAATCATCGTTAACGTAAAAAATTTGGATCAACTCAGCCGTCTCATCGAAAAAATCCGGAAGATTAAAGGAGTTACGAAAGCTGTGCGGTTGAGTTCTCAAAACTAA
- the upp gene encoding uracil phosphoribosyltransferase — MTKKKIKNLIIIDHPLIRRDLTLLRDKKTPSYQFRAILRHIAGLMAYEVTKDLQTKEIVVQTPLENTKGHLIVDRVILVPILRAGLGLVGGFVEYLPDARVGHIGLYRDEETLKPVDYYFKFPKKLKDSRILILDPMLATGGSGAAAVTFLKQKGAKKICFVSLVASPQGVKAIHSMHPDVKIFVTALDRGLNHKGYILPGLGDAGDRIFGTGE; from the coding sequence ATGACGAAAAAGAAAATTAAAAATTTGATTATTATCGACCATCCTTTAATCAGACGCGACTTAACCCTTTTACGCGACAAAAAAACTCCGAGTTACCAGTTTCGTGCAATCTTAAGACATATTGCCGGGCTAATGGCATACGAAGTAACAAAAGATTTGCAAACGAAAGAAATCGTAGTTCAAACACCTTTGGAAAATACAAAAGGACATTTAATAGTCGATAGGGTAATCCTAGTACCAATTCTCAGAGCCGGTCTGGGTTTGGTTGGTGGTTTTGTGGAGTATCTGCCGGATGCACGAGTCGGGCATATCGGACTTTACCGCGATGAAGAAACTTTAAAACCTGTAGATTATTATTTTAAATTTCCAAAGAAGTTGAAAGATTCACGCATTTTAATTCTTGACCCGATGTTAGCTACAGGTGGAAGCGGCGCCGCTGCGGTAACATTTTTAAAACAAAAGGGGGCAAAAAAAATCTGCTTTGTCAGTTTGGTCGCTTCGCCTCAAGGTGTTAAAGCAATTCATTCTATGCACCCCGATGTAAAAATATTTGTAACTGCATTAGATCGTGGTTTAAACCATAAGGGATATATCCTGCCCGGTTTAGGAGACGCGGGGGATAGAATTTTTGGGACAGGCGAATAA
- the ruvX gene encoding Holliday junction resolvase RuvX: MGRLLGIDFGTKRIGLAVSDPLGIIARPLETIINDSTTIDKINKQIRDFNIEAIVVGLPFNLKGERGQKAQEVEAFIEQLKNSTQLPVFAVDERFTSTTAKATLLQMGVKKKQRQDKSKIDLMAAALILQSYLDSAPQK; encoded by the coding sequence ATGGGCAGATTATTAGGAATAGATTTCGGGACAAAGAGAATCGGTTTGGCTGTTAGCGACCCTCTCGGTATAATTGCACGACCTCTCGAAACAATTATTAATGACTCAACCACAATAGACAAAATTAATAAACAAATCAGAGATTTTAACATTGAGGCAATAGTTGTTGGTCTACCTTTTAATTTAAAAGGAGAGCGGGGACAAAAAGCACAAGAGGTTGAAGCTTTTATTGAGCAATTAAAAAATTCAACACAATTACCGGTTTTTGCAGTTGATGAGCGATTCACGTCCACAACGGCTAAAGCTACTCTTCTCCAAATGGGAGTAAAGAAAAAACAACGGCAGGACAAATCGAAAATCGATTTAATGGCGGCTGCCTTAATCCTTCAATCTTATTTAGATTCTGCACCACAAAAATGA
- a CDS encoding FAD-dependent oxidoreductase, translating to MKRSTIIVIGGLAAGPSAAAKAARTNPHAEVILFEQSETVSYGVCEIPYLIGGDIEDETKLVLFSPEKLASEKKFSVKILQLVEKIIPNNHKIIVRDLNANTLKEYHYDRLIIATGAVPKKINIDGENARNVFYVRSRAETLALMNFLKTENPKKAVIVGGGFIGLEMAEALRKKKLKVTILHNDNLPLDNFEIETSEEVLKELKKQEIEFIPNAKIEAFIKSKSEKIEFVITNRGTFETDIVVIAIGIVPNTGLARAAGIRLGINGAIKVNNYQETSIDRIYAAGDCCEVKNIVTAKPAYIPFATVASRSAWVAGENAAGERSKFTGGIYSAALKLFSLEISKVGISSKEATALRYRVVTDFITTNSRIPFMPGNKKLSVKLIVDQTSRKILGANVFGEDGAALRANTLAAAIQQKLTVDELSKLDLIYAPTFSPLWDPILIAANSMKKKL from the coding sequence ATGAAGCGTAGCACAATCATAGTCATCGGAGGTTTAGCTGCCGGCCCCAGTGCTGCTGCCAAAGCAGCAAGAACTAATCCACATGCCGAAGTAATATTATTCGAACAGAGCGAAACAGTCTCATACGGAGTGTGCGAAATTCCTTATTTAATCGGCGGCGATATCGAAGACGAGACCAAACTCGTTTTGTTTTCACCTGAAAAACTTGCATCAGAAAAAAAATTTTCTGTAAAAATATTACAGCTTGTCGAAAAAATAATTCCTAATAATCATAAAATTATTGTTCGCGATCTTAATGCAAATACTTTAAAAGAATATCATTACGATAGGTTGATTATTGCAACAGGGGCAGTTCCTAAAAAAATTAATATCGATGGGGAAAATGCCCGCAACGTTTTTTATGTGAGATCCAGGGCAGAGACTTTGGCTTTAATGAATTTTTTAAAAACTGAAAATCCCAAAAAAGCCGTAATAGTAGGTGGAGGTTTCATCGGGTTGGAAATGGCGGAAGCTCTTCGGAAAAAAAAATTGAAAGTTACGATTCTTCATAACGATAATTTGCCTTTAGATAATTTTGAGATTGAAACAAGTGAAGAAGTTTTAAAAGAACTCAAAAAGCAGGAAATCGAGTTTATTCCGAATGCAAAAATCGAAGCCTTTATCAAATCGAAATCGGAAAAAATTGAATTTGTGATAACAAATCGTGGAACCTTTGAAACAGATATTGTGGTAATTGCTATTGGGATAGTGCCGAACACAGGTTTAGCAAGAGCTGCCGGAATTCGTTTAGGAATTAACGGCGCTATTAAAGTAAACAATTATCAGGAAACGAGCATTGATCGTATTTATGCTGCCGGTGATTGTTGCGAGGTAAAAAATATTGTAACCGCCAAACCGGCTTACATTCCATTTGCAACAGTTGCGAGCCGGTCAGCTTGGGTTGCAGGCGAAAATGCAGCAGGGGAACGGTCAAAATTTACAGGTGGAATATATTCGGCAGCATTAAAATTATTTTCTCTCGAAATTTCTAAAGTTGGAATTAGTTCAAAAGAAGCAACAGCACTACGATACCGGGTTGTAACCGACTTTATCACAACGAACTCAAGAATTCCATTTATGCCCGGCAATAAAAAGTTATCAGTAAAATTGATTGTCGATCAAACATCACGAAAAATTTTAGGGGCGAATGTCTTCGGCGAAGACGGGGCAGCACTTAGGGCAAACACCCTTGCTGCTGCAATTCAACAAAAATTAACTGTTGATGAATTATCAAAATTGGATTTAATCTATGCACCCACCTTCTCACCGTTGTGGGATCCAATTCTAATTGCAGCGAATAGCATGAAGAAGAAACTCTAA
- the mtgA gene encoding monofunctional biosynthetic peptidoglycan transglycosylase, whose translation MKSSFINWLKNNKFKSIIILVLFFLIVGYFSLPGHNIHELKKNNPTTTALMQQRIDEKDGNLKIIQKWVPLSRISQHMIHAIIVAEDGTFYEHGGVDWYEVQESFERNLEEGRAVRGASTITQQLVKNLYLSTSKNPLRKLKELIITLRMERILKKDRILEIYLNSIEWGEGIFGVEAASQKYFGKSAASLERWEAARLAAVVPSPRKHKPTENTRWLNFRTNIVLNRMEARGW comes from the coding sequence ATGAAGTCAAGTTTTATCAATTGGCTAAAGAATAATAAATTTAAAAGTATAATTATTTTAGTATTGTTTTTTCTGATTGTTGGATATTTTTCATTACCGGGACACAATATACATGAATTAAAAAAAAACAATCCAACCACTACAGCATTAATGCAACAGCGGATTGATGAAAAAGATGGAAATCTCAAAATAATTCAGAAATGGGTTCCACTATCACGCATCTCGCAACACATGATACATGCAATCATCGTAGCAGAGGATGGAACTTTTTACGAACACGGTGGTGTGGACTGGTATGAAGTCCAAGAATCGTTTGAGCGGAATTTAGAAGAAGGGCGTGCAGTTCGTGGTGCAAGCACGATTACACAACAGCTCGTAAAAAATTTATATCTATCAACATCAAAAAACCCGTTGCGTAAATTAAAAGAATTAATTATTACACTCCGAATGGAGAGGATATTGAAGAAGGACCGTATTTTGGAAATTTATTTAAACTCAATTGAATGGGGTGAAGGGATTTTCGGAGTTGAAGCTGCATCGCAGAAATATTTTGGAAAATCAGCCGCTTCGTTGGAAAGATGGGAAGCTGCTCGGTTAGCCGCTGTCGTGCCGAGTCCAAGAAAGCATAAACCCACAGAGAATACTCGTTGGTTAAATTTCAGAACGAATATTGTTTTGAACAGGATGGAAGCACGAGGTTGGTAG